DNA from Malus sylvestris chromosome 11, drMalSylv7.2, whole genome shotgun sequence:
aaggcaataaatgtctttggaacaaacccacaaaccgctgatgatcaagtaaaaccttaccatcagattccttcatctggtcaagcttcctcttcatgtttgtagcatagtcatgagcgagccggtgcaactgtttattctcatgcttgagccctctaatctcctgtttgagactcatcacttcagcagccaatgattcaacttggcgggttctagcaaataggcgttgggccatattagacacagaacctgcacactgaacactaagagccagagagtccttaacagccaactcatcagaccgtttggaaagtagtctgttatctttgggagtgagaaggttcctggccaccactgcagcggtcatatcattcttcatcacagaatccccaacggtaagaggaccagtaggggatatgaaggatgggcgccatatgttgtctggagaaggcgtggctatctcttctccaaggttcaagtcaaaacgacggtcggagggtccagacattttcaaatgtgttgaagagggaagaggtcagacaaatcaagatcttagaagtgcaagaagggagcttctactggtagagattcaagtgtgctgtggaacttaatgccagcctctataaaaatctgcactcgacggagcttcagaaatcgaagaggcgtttgctttctcaaaagatgggctgctcagagaccacaagggccgatctcagaaatcgaagaagcacctgctttttcagcctcgtcagcacccgtcacatgcacactcagctttgcggaaattacgggcaatctgtagaagatttctggtgaagtagaaagcacgtgaatcttactgttcaatcaccgctctccacatgcaccatcaactcctcgggtaccacatataactttgtcaaagatctctgacaaagtttaggcacgagaatttcgaagttccagctaccctactattacccacaagggtaaatgaacagcaccactgcttgacaactggaaagtccctatgtgtgtcgacctccgtgttttgcggcaagacaggttggcaagaacgtccaacctttactcacattcgagaaaagactcccaacataattactttctcaaaaatcgaagtagcaccgctttccgaatctcaagagtcagatcctcgacgggattgcttgttcgaaaaccgaagaggcacaactctcagaacttcgagagccagatttccttagataaagcttgtctgtaatcttcacacgtaacatcagctttccagataccacataccactttttcaaagtgctctgacaaagttaaaacacgtgaagctggcagctcccactacattgctgtgaccaagaagggtaaaggaataacattactacttgttattgggaaatccctatatacatcgacctccctcctcaacggacaggcaaacctgcaaaaatgctcaaccctttctcgcattcgagaagacaccctcaacataacctctcgaaatactcagctttatttccccccgataatacctcagcaaataagccacaccaagaacaagagtatctcatatcatcagggtcgaaagcaagagtatcccatatcatgccttctccctgtctttgtctttgtccttgtccacacctgcaggacaaggagaaagagagcagtcagtcggaacctgaaatcaaacctccaatctggaactgactgcctggaacctttgcctggttgcttacttagcattgctctcgagtactcatcctcaactgctgtcaaggtcacgaattccaccggcaaatacctcatgacagttgatcagatattggctctttacactgaagctgccaagcgtggatgagtcactatgaaggaatgttctgaaggaccatttaaatgcaaaggttgcacaccacttctgccatgcaaaagattgaagcagaaggttcaacggtgagctgaaacagatcactacagcacgacacctttccataccacattcattattccgtcaacagcaaaagtatcccatatcatcaaggtcgaacgtactctagatttgatggacttgttttgaccctcaaattcttgagtcggccttatactctgaagggaaccagaaaaccctccagcacagttcaagaataagcctgtggaaagttacttcttcaaaagcaaaagtatctcatatcatctcttctccatttgcttctccttatcctggcagctgaatgagagacaatgagaaggagaacaatcaaccggaagccgaagtcgaacctccgatcctaggttgcttgcttggaagtttgactgcttaccttgtctgtcacctctttcggcagatctcctagctcagcgacttgggggactcctactatagggtttgtatcgcacttgaccaagcccgaaactacaagtaagcttcaagtgaaattgatacattaccttgtgcatcttcatcggttaaagataccacccatggatggaggaaaagtacttccagagaagatgccacatctacatatgagacagataaggcacgtgaaaatgataccacacttcagaacttagaagtttcgtgattactcaatggcttggatcttgcaagttcccaaccgaggagcttccctcactcgggaacttaggggagcactgtttgtaccatacttgaccaatcccgaaactactgagcaccggtcaacgttataccgtcaaggacctagaagagcttcccttcaaccaggaggccaatcacaatgcgacacgtgtcgatatcagaagccaatcacagctcgacacgtgtcaacatcagaagccaatcacaacacgacacgtgtcgatgttagaacaaaactagaaactctcttctataaatagggatcattctcccacaataatctctaatgtcattttgtactaaactattcactagaactcacaatatgagagcttgaacctatgtatttgtgtaaacccttcacaattaatgagaactcctctactccgtggacgtagccgatctgggtgaaccacgtacatcttgtgtttgcttccctgtccctattcatttacgtacttatcttcactagtgatcgaagcaaccaagcgaaggtcacaaacctgacactttctgttgtatcaaagtcctcgctgattttgtgcatcaacaatctccaatctcttttaaacctgaaaactcaATGCTAGATCGCATATCCACAATGTAAGTCTCAAGTTGAATCTTAAGTATCACCAACCCATTCAAAGAGAAGTCTTTAGGATAAAACTAGGCAAGACGTAATAGCTTTTGGCTATCAAAAGCAGAGAAGGAGTTAGCTGAACATAAACATGCCAAACAAAGAAGTAACTTAGTGTTGGTCTCATTGAAACAATTATTTAGTTATTGGAGCTGGCAAtccaaaacaacataaaatatcCCAACACAATAATGATGCATATTTGTGACTGCTTGTGCTTTTCATTGCCCTCACCTTCGAGAAAGAAACATATCATCCATATTAGGCACATCAATATTATGTTTAAGACAAAATTATGAGACTTCACTAAGTAAAGAATCCCAACCACTTTTCCTCATTATATCCAACCTTTGCTTACAAACTCCAACCAACTTCATGGCATTTACAATATCCTAATCCTtcctttgcaatgcttgtgacaATTCATTGGTTATTCCTAGTACATCTTTCATCAAGTGTAGattaaacacaaaatcaaaTGATTGCATGGAATCCAATAAATTATTCGCTTCACATCTTCGTTGAGAGCTTACTCCATCATCTACTATTACTTCAAGTACATCAAGTATGGATGAAAACATAGTCATTATACTTACTAAAGTACCCAAGTGTGAACCCCAACGTGTTTCTCCAGCATGTTTCAAAGTAGTTTCTTGATTTTtgcctttcccacttgtaaacTCATCACTATTTAGTGCTTCAATAACTGCAATAGATTGCTTCTCTCGAAGAAGATCACAACGCTTTGATGAAGCTCCAACAACATTTACCAAAATAGTAACTATACTAAAAAGAGACTCAATTTGGATGTTCTTCTTTGCCATAGCTATAAGAGCTAATTGAAGTTGATGTGCAAAGCAATGAATATAATAGGCACAACCATTTTCTTTCATAATAAGAGTTTTAAGACAATTGAACTCACCTTGCATATTGCTGGCCCCATCGTAACCTTGCCCACGCAACCTAGACATGCTCAATTTATGCCTAGAAAATACCTCATCAATGGTTTCCTTGAGTGAGAGAGCAGCGGTACTAGTAACATGCTTAATGCCAATAAAACGCTCAACGACATGCCCATTCTTGTCCACATAACGCAATACAATAGCCATTTGTTCCTTTGTTGATACGTCGCAAGATTCATCAATCAAAATAGAGAACAATGAAGTGCCAATGTCTTTAATAATAGCCTTGATGGTCTCAGTTGCACAAGCATTTACAATGTCTTTTTGAATATCTGGTGATGTCAATTTGTGATTCTCCGGAGCATTTTTCAAAGTAACGGCTTTCACATCCTCATTGTGGTCGACAAGAAACTGTAAAAGCTCAAGAAAGTTCCCATGGTTGCTTGAATGTTCAGATTCATCATTACCATGAAATGCAAGCCCTTGTCTCAAAAGAAATCGACAACAATCGATTGATGCATTCAACTGAGCTCTATATTGAATTCGAGCTTCATCATGagttttagagaaaaaaagatTGGATATGTTGCTTTTGACTCCTCAAAGCTTCAAAATTACTCCATGCTTGATTGTGTGCACTATTGACGCCTCCAATATGAGTTAGaagtctttctttcttcttctagtTAGAAAATCCTTCGCCAAAAAAGAATCACCACCTGCTTGTTCtccaatgtttggtttaaaaaGGTAGCAACACAAACAAAAGGCAGCATCTTTTTCTATACTATATTCCAACCAAGTAGGAAAATCATCAAACCAAGCAGGGTTGAATAGTCTTTACGTGTCTCCATATTTCTTGTAAggaaaattatgggttttaggCTGTTGAGGACCAGCTAGCACATACGTTGTTCGTACTTGATCTCGAATATTAGGATTGTAATCCAAAATTCGAATTCGTTTACCAGGATCTGATGGAAGatttgataaaataaattaagtacTATCTTGTCCTTGAGTATCATTATTTTCTCAATAACTAGGGATGGCGAcactaatatttttttgaaaaacctcTCCATGATGTTTCAGTCTGCAAAGTCAATCATATTGATACCAATAACAAATAAGGTTCATACGTAATTTGTAGAATTTATAGAATAAAAATCTCAATAAAATTCTTAGACTCTTAATCCTAGAGTATACTATACTAATATACCTAATAACTAATCCATATCCAACCAAggcaacaattcaattaaccaataacCAATATGGCAATACCAATAAACAtacaaatcattcaacaaataaacatttaattcaactaatcatatgaataaaTGTATACCCATATTCATAGAATatgtaatttcataatttcattcatcaataatCATAGAATTCATATCAATAACCAAGAACCATATTAGTGCATTACCATATGATTCTATATTTCTataccaattaaacaaaaattaatcttaaataattaattagggttagggattaTAGATTTaggaattaaaataaattacctaaatatatatatgtcggCTAAAGTGGCTGGCTAGGAGCCTGGGAACAGCACCTTTGTTGCTCCTGTTCTGTTCCGTTTCTGCTGCTGCCTGCTGGGAATTTGGGGAACTGGGGAAGAGCTGCTCTCTGATTAGCAAAGGAAACGGAAAGATTGAAATAATGGAATGGGGGTGGACCAGGTGGGGACAAGCAGTCCCCCACTATAACatacctttttatttttttcaaacatATACGAAACGACGCCGTttcgtttatttttattttttataccaggaccaaaacgacgtcgttttggcctggattttaaaaaataaaataaaacctagCTCTACTTCTGCAGAACCAGATTGGAGAGCAAAACCAGAAAAATCTCAATAGGGGCTCTGCCTCTACTGCTGCAAAACTCGATCAATTTAAGCAGCATGCCAACATGATGAAAATTATCTTTGGCTCGGACATTTGTCAAACTATAAGCTTAATGTGAAAGCCAAAAGGTGGAGAGAAGATAAATGTTGATGCACGCCGCTTTGTAGGACCAACAAATTGCTGATGATATTCATCTCAGGGTGAAGAAGATAGGGATTAATctggaaaaggaaaaattaatcaATGAATATACGCTCGAATGTCAATCTAATATATGCCATATAATGCAATGAGGATGGCAATCATAAGGCAGCACACAGTATTCATCCCCTAAGAATCAATCCCGCAAAAGAGTCAGCATCAGAAAAATCTCAGTATGGGCATTTGCCCCCTAGGCCCATGGTAGCTCCGTCCTTGATGacgagataaaaaaaaaaagttttcatgcaattttgtaacATTATCCTAAACAAGTTGTAACTTCATATTGCATAACCagtttatttgttttgagaTTCCAAATACACAtttcttttgtggtattcaTGAGTTCTTTTGTTATATTCATGAGTTCTTTTCTAAATTtggtatatattttttattgaatctCACTCATCcaataatattaattttaataatatcttaataaaaaataaattaaaatagagttattttcattatcctgcctcttagtccgatactgcaccaaacgcttcactaagtcagtccaacttagtctagtctaagccagtccagcttagtcctagaagctagtccagtccgagatagtccggtgcaacaaacgcacccttaatgtCTATTTTGGTAGTGGTGATACTTTCAATTTGGCTAGCCTGCCAATCCGGTACTTCAATTTTtgccctttttaattttttaacaatgTGGGAATTGTTGTGAACATAATTTAGGGGGTTTTAGATCCAGGTCCAAAAACATAGAGTGTTTTTAGGAATTAGTCCAATTatctaattatatgtttttatttcttttatactcattttatattttctaaaaatattaaagatcaattaaaatcttctaatattatgcattttcgaactccaaaaaatataattaatatcttataacaaaaaaactaatatactatctgcaaaacattctaccctaactcaagtaacaaatatatgaatgtatattatacctaTACGTGAGATATGAAACTTAattaaaaggtagaaaaaacatAACATACCTACAAGTAAGACACATTAATCTGTGATAGGTGgattataaaaaaagaaagaatctgtcatataggtagataaatatgattaacctgtgatataggttgattataaaaattaaaaataaaatctataaattgGGCTTAAAGCAGAAGGAAGAACgagaaataacaaaaagaaaaataaaaagaaataagcaAAGAGATAATTGGgaataaatttgatttttataataaatcttatcattcatgacacaccccgacccggaatgtccactaggactccgaatcgagctatgctggccgacacttggaaggtgacgaaaccattaagtgtgatgatgtggaaaaatgaataaatttaaacctaaaggtgcctaaatacaagagtgcactggtgagcgggaatgaacccacttcacacgtgatgttagagcacAAGCACGTAcagaagagtgaattaagaatcctaccctcgaaataatctccaatactaagaatcgccacgaatcttcgacgataagaaagATCAGgtaataaaacctggagggtgaagacaagacaagggtgagtggccctgtaaatgaattttaatagaaaccatataaaacattataacccctcgctacaacacctgtataattcccagaaaaatcataaatataccataacaCAACATCTCGTCAgcaatatcaaataatcatatgtttaataactcatactagtatGCAAGTCGAAGTAAtctatggtgacctgtacgacctacccatatctcatcacatatactacttcatcacatatttcatcatatatgctagcttatcacatatctcatcacatatgctagctcatcacatatgctagcttatcacatatctcatcacatattcatcacatatgctagcttgtaacatattaatCACATATGCTAActtatcacatatctcatcacatatgctagtttatcacatatttcatcatatatgctagctcatcacatatctcatcacatatgctagtttatcacatatttcatcatatatgctagcttatcacatattcatcacatatgctagcttatcacatattcatcacatatctcatcacatatgctagctcatcacatattcatcacctatgctagctcatcacatattcatcacctatgctagctcatcacatattcatcacatatgctagcttatcacatattcatcatatatgtcagctcatcacatattcatcacatatgctagcttatcacatattcattacatatgttAGCTCATAAATTAGAGTCACCTCTAATGACCTGTACAACTTATCtatagctcaataagtatacctgcacacgagtcggaaccacctaaagtggtctgtatgacaggactgggtgtaaataaatacgctcaagtgctacgatcacgtaaagactgtgcgaataatcgctggtcacctacgagtcggaaccacctataatggtatgtacgacaggaatgtgcacctaccttggatccaaggtaagcgtaaggtgcaggaggtgaacatcacgtgaatgactgtgccctggccacgcgTAGAAGCACTAACACCGTGGTGCAGGTTTATAAGCTCTCAATGCATCTCAACATAACATTTATGATTCATGAGCAACCCGTACGATAGTGTCAGGGTTGCTTAAGAcataatatagtcatgccataaccCCATCAtgtcaactaataccataaactcacctgaacttacctgggtgTCCTGAGTTCACCTTCGCGCTTCCAAGCATTTACAATGATTATGtgcaggtaatatacatatgaatatgccatgatgcaatcAGAATTCAACCAAAACATAGTATTCCTATATATaatatggcataaaatgcataatccataacgccctactcccgaaTTACTTACTTTtggaaataattatcgatgataagcccaactagatactagtttaattaactatcattacttacgtttccttacttcaatttCCTGATTattcacacattgatttatgaccaatatttaaccaccaaatcataaggttaaatcttatATTTTCCACCACTGTCCCTCACATTACTCAATTCTCTAAACAAGGCTATTgcctcaattatttagtctcatttattgtatggctgcattcaacgtctcgttagactgcctatgtaccttaaatagggatcaagccattcgtagttcataaTAATTACTTCAAAGAATTAACAGTAATTGTAAGccataatcaatttataaacatttatgaaattatcaatcacacacacacacacacacacacacacacacacatatatatatatatatatatatatatatatatatatatatataatatatgatgaaaaggaaaagacccactcacctgaggtccatGCTACAACTACCTAGCATGCATATCGAGACATCATGAACCATTGTCGCCTATGGCCAATTATCAAATCGCATCTCAGAGTTCTAACcgataaaaatacataattcaCATAAAACACAACCCTAAGAtttgatccggaagatctgcaataCAGATTTTCGATCCGTTACTTCCAAAGATACACATTATGATTcgagaacaacatcctaaaatttcattaagaTCCAACAATTGGATCTCCACCAATTGccaaaaaccaagtggcggtcaacattttattttataaacttacaaatccaattcgggaagatccgtgcatcggattcccaatccgtaagtttctatgttccttaaatattatgtactataatgtattaaagtttagtgatgatccaacggtcggatcatcgattcacatctttaccaagtaacgtatcttaatgaatttaggtccAAACGATCGAGCTACGATATACAATcaccaaaactgaactcaaaacatctaatttagcctaaaaatAACATTGACGGTCCCCTGGCCACGCGCTGCCGtaggtggcggtcggccgccccgactcgccggaaaatccaattatttcaaaaaattatcaaaatttataggaatgaagatctcaataagTAAAGTAAAAtttatacatgtggccaagtccaatttggcctagAAGAGCCCCAATTTTTCTTAAACCCGTCGGAAACCTTATAAATGGGTGTTTTTGATTCGTCCCCAATTCGACTCCAACGCTCCAACCAATGATTGGGcattgttctaggcctcaagggaAGCCTAATGGTGGTGGAGATCGACTGTAATTCATTCAAAAAATAGCGGATTTCCACCATAGAAGCTTTTAGGCATCCTGTCGCAAAACGCTATAGTTTGGTCCAATTTCTGTCAAATCTTGAatgaatgatgaaggagaaggagTATGAGGGTGATTACAGGTGGTATTTGGGTGAAATTCGCCTAAAACTTGGCTAGAAACCACCGGAA
Protein-coding regions in this window:
- the LOC126590342 gene encoding uncharacterized protein LOC126590342 yields the protein MASAPDSDEPRKKEANISSKLMEYSNGVREQLFPSSPNSQQAAAETEQNRSNKGLAFHGNDESEHSSNHGNFLELLQFLVDHNEDVKAVTLKNAPENHKLTSPDIQKDIVNACATETIKAIIKDIGTSLFSILIDESCDVSTKEQMAIVLRYVDKNGHVVERFIGIKHVTSTAALSLKETIDEVFSRHKLSMSRLRGQGYDGASNMQAMAKKNIQIESLFSIVTILVNVVGASSKRCDLLREKQSIAVIEALNSDEFTSGKGKNQETTLKHAGETRWGSHLGTLVSIMTMFSSILDVLEVIVDDGVSSQRRCEANNLLDSMQSFDFVFNLHLMKDVLGITNELSQALQRKD